The DNA segment CCGGCCTCCAGGAGCCTCTGATTGAGGGTGTCCTGGTCGAAATGCTTGGCTCCGGTCTTGACCACCCGATTGCGCATCGATTTCAGAACACCACTTCGAGCGCGCTGACTTTCCAGATCCATCACCTGGTTGTAGAGGGCGAGCATCGCTTCAGGGATTGGACTCCCATCGAGATCCACACCCGCTTTGATGGCGGCATCAACACCGTCCGGTCCGGCAATGGCCATGGTGAGCAGAAACAAGGCGTCTCAGGCTATGGGACGCCACTCAGGGCTCAGGCGCTGAAGTAACGAGCCTGGGAGTGGAGAGCCACCAATGCTGTGGTGCTCTGCTCAGGCTCGAGCTGGTCACTCGCGTCCATGCTCAAGCCGATGCGCTCAGCTCCGAGCCAATCCAGCTGCTGCCTGGAATCAGCCACATTGGGGCAAGCGGGGTAGCCGAAGGAGTACCGGCTGCCGCGGTATCGCTGCGCCAGCACATCCCGCAGGGCCATGCCGTCGGGATCAGCGAAGCCGAGCTCCGAACGAATCCGTGCATGCACCCATTCGGCCATCGCTTCGGCCATCTGCACCGCAAGACCATGGAAGTACAGGTAGTCGCTGTAGCGATCGCCCTTGAACAGCTCCTGAGCCACCACAGAGGCCTTCTGGCCCATGGTCACCGCCTGCATCGGCAGCACATCCGTCGGACGTCCCTCAGCGTCCAGATCGTTGAAGAAATCGGCAATGCAATAGCGGTTGCCAGACCGTTGACGGGGAAGCTCAAAACGCCCGAGTTCCCGCGTGCCGTCGGCATCGAACACCCGAAGGCTGTTGCCATCGCGTCCCACAGGGAAGTAGCCGTAAACCGCCCGGGGGGTCAACAGCGACTCACCCATGCAGCGCTGCATCCACTCCTTCAGCACCGGCTCTGCCTTCTCCGCCAGCATCGCCTCATAGTCGTCTCTGCTCTGCTCCTTGGTTTTTCGGAGCATCCACTGGCCTGCAAAAAGGGCATTGCGGTCGAGGTAGTGGAAGACCTCAGCGATATCGATGTCGGCCTCAGTGATCACCGCAGAGCCGAGGAAGGGAGCCAGCGGTGCGGCTTCAGCGGGAACGGCGTCGGATCGATCTGAACTCACCGGCGGCAGATCCGCTGCCGGAGCATCCGTTGCGGAGGCGGAGGTCTCCTCAGCCTTGTCGGAGGTTGTCGACTCTTCATCCAGGCCAACCCCTTGGGGAGCATCAGCAAGAAAGCCCTTGGGGTTGGTCCAGTTGTCGCTGCGCTTCGCATCCATCAAGGCATCCATGAAGCGCAGATCAGCGAAGGCATCACGGCCGTAGATCACCTTGCCGTCGTACACCTCGCGGCAGTCCTTCTG comes from the Synechococcus sp. A15-62 genome and includes:
- a CDS encoding DUF4090 family protein; the encoded protein is MAIAGPDGVDAAIKAGVDLDGSPIPEAMLALYNQVMDLESQRARSGVLKSMRNRVVKTGAKHFDQDTLNQRLLEAGWDGLKDKEIAFFYG